The Capsicum annuum cultivar UCD-10X-F1 chromosome 3, UCD10Xv1.1, whole genome shotgun sequence genomic sequence ttatgcgccgcaagtgggatcggagggggaggagaaaacgcggttttgggaggctttggaggaggtggtgagaggcgtgcctagttcggagaagattgttgtagcaggggatttcaacgggcacatcggggcgctatcgggaggctttggggatgtccatggtggttttggttttggggagagaaatgaagagggggcgaccctattggagtttgcgagggcctttgggctggtggtggtgaactcgggcttcccgaagaaggacgagcacctgatcacctttcgaagcgcggtagccaggactcagattgactttttgttgcttaggaaaagggatagggcgttgtgtaaggactgtaaagtcatcccgagtgagaatctttcgacccagcataggctcttggttatggatttgggtataaagaagaatagaaagaggaggagtaaggagggtagaccgagaattaagtggggcggcctgacgccagtgaatgcatGGGAGATAGGGAAGAGGTTGGCgagaatgggggtgtgggagtataggggggacgtggatagtatgtgggacagggcggcaaggtgcatcagggagaatgcaagtgaggtgttgggtgtttctaggggccgggccgggcaccatcggggggattggtggtggaatgaagaggtggagaagaaagtgggaaccaagaaaggggcgtatgctaagttggtggaaagtaaggacgaagaggagaaacGGGTgtacaggaaagagtacaagctagcgggaaggaggcgaagtcagcagtcacggctgCTAAGAcgaccgcttttgagagcttgtatgcagggttacaggggaaaggaagggagaaaaagttgtttagactcgctaaggctagggagaggaagggtcgtgacctcgatcaggtgaggtgcattaagggggaggacggtagagtgttggtggaggacggccacatcaagaagagatggcagtTGTATTTTCAtgggctcttgaatgacgaaggggatagagctattgtgttaggggaactggagcactcagaggagtgtcgggattttagctattgtagacgttttaaggtagaagaggttagacaggctgtccgcaggatgcgaaggggtagggcgacgggccggatgagataccggtggagttttggaagttcattggagaggctggtgtaaggtggttgactggattgtttaatgaaattttcaggacggcaaagatgcccaaggcgtggaggtggagtaccatgatccctctctataagaataagggggacattcagagttgcgataactatagggggattaagttattgagtcactcgatgaagatctgggagagagtggtcgaggtgaggctgagacggataatgtctatttcggagaaccagttcggatttatgcccggccgctcgacgacggaggtaatccacctggtacggaggttggtggagcagtatagggagaggaagaaggatctgcacatggtgtttatcgacctagagaaggcttacgacaaagtcctcagggaggtgctttggagatgcttggaggtgagtggggtaccgctggcatatatcagagtaattaaggatatgtatgatggagcaaaaacccaggtgaggacggcgggaggagactcggagcatttcactgtcctgacaggattgcatcagggatctactcttagtccctttttgtttgcgttggtgatggatgtgttgacgcggcgtattcaaggagaggtgccgtggtgtatgctttttgcagacgatgtagttctgatagatgagactcgagggggtgtgaatgacaaattagaggtgtggaggcaaactcttgagtctaaagggttcagggtgagcagaagcaagacagagtatgtggaatgcaagtttaatgacgtgaggcgggagaataaGGTATtagtgaagctggaagctcaggaggtatgtaagagggacaagttcaagtatcttgggtccgtgatccagagtaacggtgagattgacgaggatgtctcgcactgtattggggcgggatggataaagtggaaactcgcgtcgggggtgctgtgtgataagaaggtgccgcccaagtttaaaggcaaattctacagggtggtagtccatccggccttgttgtatggagcggagtgttagccagttaagaactcccacatccaaaaaatgaaggtggcagaaatgcggatgatGCGccggatgtgtggactgactagaggggatagagttcggaatgagactatccgggagaagcttggtgtgacttcagtggagtgcaagatgcgggaagcacgattgagatggttcggacacgtgaagaggaggggcatggatacCCCGgcccgtaggtgtgagaggctagcgttggatggttttaggcggggtaggggtaggccgaagaagtactgagGTGAGGtggttaggcgggacatggaacagttatagctcaccgaggacatgaccctagataggaaggtctggaggacgcgaattacggcagaggattagggccagttggggtcgctagtgtagggaattacttggtgggggttttattcttgtcttgattccgtgttccgtgtttcatgttgtattacgaatctgtgtgctttcccctgctttcctctgctttatattacttatgggtgccgtatttatgttatgtaatctgcttctgtgctgcactatgtgtttgtgtggtatctcgtgccttgagccgggggtctatcggaaacaacctttctacttcatcagaggtagaggtatggactgcgtacatcttacccccccagaccccactaggtgggaatacactggttttgttgttgttgttgatatatatatatatatatatatatatatatataaaataatcataaaaaaaatatgattcaaattaatGTGTTTCTCTTAGCCTGTGACAATAAGGGAAAATGAAACTATATggcaaacgcaaaagtgatgatccgtCAACCACTTAAAACTTTTGATCGTAAAacatatatgtgcatatatttatgtttacattattcaattaaagtgtgaaaattttttaaaaactgatttgaacttttacaatttattaaaatCTCCTcaatagatacaattatttaattttaaatattcaaacgTTACACATGCGAGTTAAactagttaaaaataaatatttaaacttgCTGTCTATTTTCACAAGTCAagagatttttattattttttcctatattattcttaaaattaaataattaggtATACAAATTTAAAGTAGTAGAAGACAAATTTAGAGATAAAGGTAGGAACTAGCCTACCCTTCCTTTCGCCTTATTCCTAAATTATATTTAGGaatcatatattttctttatcttcagtgtttattattatttgttgttctatttgttttatatcatatttttttgttatttaattgTACTTtgaattcttcttttcttttgtggCAAGGCAGGTCTATCGAAAAGTAATTATCTATCCTATTAAAATAGAGATAAATCTGTATACATTCTACTCTTCCAAATTAATTGTGGctgattttgttattggtttgaattttcaatttaCCAAATTGATTCGAGCTTTTCATGGCATGCttgtactattttttatttttttttcgtaAAATACCTTTATTAGTTCCAGCTAAGACTGCGATAGCTTAACTACTCCACTTGGGACCAGCTTACAAACGGATAGAAGAATCCAACTAATGAAAGTGACTTATAAATATCCACTCTCACTTCAACTTGGAGCAAAACATCACAATTCAGAAGCCATCATGTACTccgtcaatttttttttatatgcttTCTACGTTTTTTGTGAGTTGATTGACtaaattttaaagctaaattatattacattaatttaatttttaaaaattaaaattaaacatccaaaaatcatatgaaaaaacatataaaaagaaatgGAGAAAATACTATTTGAAAGAATGACTCTGATTCtctgtttattcttttttttttttgctaacaAGGGTACTATTAAATAAGCAAGTCAGTAGTAGAGATTACAAACATCAgacatctagtttgggttaataGAAAAGGAGTTTCCCATGGTATATTGGGACTTATTACAATGATTGAtttgtctatcaaaaatagtttcTACCATGTCTGATCACACTTTCTGACAAACATTAGAGGAACTATACAAATCTTTTGTCACTGCTCCTTATTTTGCCATTGAATCTGCCACTTGGGTTCTGTTCCCTCTAGCAATGCTGCACTACGGAGCTCTCAGCCTTCTTAATCTTAATCTGCATTCATCAAGAAGAACATTATAGTGTAGGTTATCATTTTGAAGCAATTTTATAATCTTTGTGGAATCTGTGTTGACCTCTACTAGAATGAAGTTGTTAGATTCAACTAACCTAAGCCCTTCAATTAGAGCAGGTAACTCCATTTGGTTATTTGTAGCAAGCTGATAGGCAGGGGCGGACCACGTTTTATTTTGGGGTGATTCGGCACCCACTAAATTCGACATAAAATAGGTACTATTATATAAGAAACACTGAAAAAatggtataaaaaataaaaaaacacccaTAGAATGAAAACTTGTTTGGGTGTTTTGGCTTTAGGTGGATTTTTCATTCCCAAGTGCTTGAGGTCGATTCCCCTTAGctacatttttatataaaattttttgtaaCTTTTCAATTACATTTAATGGACACACACGTAATGCACACACACGTACAAGACTCAATTACTCTTGTACACTAGTTCACACGCATATTAATTTGACTTTTTTTgtattacttttgtttttacttcttaatttattaactaaaagtactttttgtatttttttaattactcaaacaaaaaatttgaaaaccTTTTGGCCTTCTCCACCAAAAATCTTACTCTTCCAAAACTTAAACACCAAATTTTAATGTTGCATTTaaatagttatatatttatattatgtcatcATTAGcaaattatgttaaaaaaaaaaaaaaaaattaaagccaaAGGTGGAGCCAGAATTTGAAGTCGGTGGGTTTTGAatttaaagaaatataaaaaatcaaaaaaataaatatgctgTAATAGGGTTCGAACATACGTCCGTGGCAGAAGAGAGGCCCTTAATGTTGGTCCATCACCACTAGGCCAAGCGATAATGTTTGTCAATGGGTTCACACTatataatcatatacatatattcaaaattttagtGTAAATATAGAGTTTACGTAAAAATTATTGGATTCGCCCGAATCCTTGTAGGGTACTATAGTTTCATTCCTGATTAAAACACCCACAACCTTAAAATCCTGAGTCCGCCACTGCTGATAGGTGTTGTAGAAGCCCAAAACCCAATTCCCATTGACCCTTCTAATTTCCCCCTTAGTTCCCCGCCTTATCTGGAATCTGGACTCCCTGAGCAAGCTCCATCCACATTCAACTTGTAGAATCCCCTTTGAGGGGGTTCCATCGAACTGCTATTGAAAGCTTAGCCCTATTTCCTTTCAGGTTGTTGCTCAGGTGTGCATATTCCACAACCTCTGCATAAGCCTGGTTAAAGGACATTCTTTTTCAAACAcagaatttgaattcaaaatcattaattaagaaaaataaaaaaaatctctatCTATCCCGCTAAAATCTTATTAGATTTAGTTGTTTAGTGTTTAGGTTGTTTATTGTTCCCTTctttgtttggatggtgattTTTCATGGTATGATGTGTACTTATgaatattaagaaaattatatttgtttttattattttctaaaatatatgatatgttatgatttgataatcataaaaattctaattttttgtaATTCCTGATTTGATGGTATctcatgattttcttatttttttctcaattctgtccttatttaatatattacataattttattttaccttttatcCTATATTATTCAACTTCATGCCTAATCCAACCCCTACCGGCCCCTCCCcctccaaaaaatataaatttatattatttttaaattttactatCTAATAACAGAAAAAGATGGAACAGGAAGCACCCAAATCTCTGTCAACGTATGTGCTTCatgtaaatttaatttaaatgagGTCAAGTTGGTCATTTGATGTAGTACTAATTGCTGCTTTGGGTTTTGCAAAgtgcaaaattattttttatggtcaCAAAATGATAATTTGCTCGAGAGGTTTTCACTCAGTTGTAATGTATGTTCATCTTTTGTAGTATGGATCACGAGATATTTATGTAAATATGTTGAAATTAAAGCATTATTAATTGGTTGAAAAGGAAATCTTACTATTGCTATAATATAAATATCTATACTTCTTGTCCAAATATCCCCTATGCTTATCTCATCATCGTGTTGCTACGTCGTGAAATGAAACtgaaattcaatttatttttttgataatttttactTTAAACATCTCAAATAACATGTTTAAAATCATAAGattaaagtattttattttactttctttaaaGTTCATATAAAAGACAGacaattaaattaaaacaatgaaaatatattttacaggattttacaaaaaataggtaaaaacaaACAATCAAATCATTTGTTTGTATAATTTTAACTTGacacataattttaaaattaaagaaaattttaaaattttgtgattttaaattaaaaatatacaaaatatatgaaaatattatttaattttgtaaCCGTAAGTAGTCATCCgaaaaatgaaattaaagaattagaaaagaatttttttttttgatgtattaaaaaagGAATCAAGTCATACTAGGAACCGCAGCTCGCAGATGGGAAAAGCACTGTCATACATACCCCCGTCGCTGAAGGGAGATAAGGTGGTGGTTCAACTAGAGGAGGCAGATATAGTCGAACAAGAGGCCTATTGGAGTACTGCGCTGATTGGGTATGTATTGGGAGATTCCCCATTCTTCAAAACCATGGATAATTATATTACCCATGTTTGGAATTTCGTTACTAAACCTCAGATTCTCTATCATGATGATGGATATTATATCTTCAAATTTTGCgatgatatctgatagagatttAGTGATGCAATCAGGGCCATATACATACCGGAATAGGCCAGTAATTTTGCGGAATTGGGAGATCGATTTTGAATTTAACCCAGAATGTCTTAATAAAGTTCTCCTATGGATAAAATTCCCTAGCCTTCCTCTGGGATACTGGTCAGCTGAGGCATTGAGTAAATTGGCGAGTGTGGTGGGTAGACCCATGTATATAGACAAATACACTGCAGCTATGGAGAGAATATCTTACGCAAGAGTGCTGGTTGAGACTGATATTAGTCATCCTCTGCCTGATCGGGTAGAAATAAGCACTCTATCTGGTATTATACAGCAAAACTTAACCTATGACTGGGTGCCCAAATTTTGTGTGGACTGTAACCTATTTGGGCATAATAGTGATGAATGCCAAAAGAAGCAGAAGGTTGAGACTGAGGAACCTCAAGCACCACACCCATAACCCCCAAGAAGAAGGAGAAATCATAGAAGAAAGGGGATGGTACAGAAGTGGGAAGCAAAGGAGCATGAGGAAAACCAGTCTGAGGAACCAAAAATAGTCCAAGCCAGTGGGGATGAAACTAATACACAGATTGATCAAGTTGAAGACATGGTAGATTATGTACAACCAGGTAATACAATACACGTGAAGCCAACCCCAGACTCCCCTGGCCAAAGTGCTGAAGATAGGTCTTTTCAAAGGAAGGGTAAAAATACTATAGGGGAGCAATGTGAAGATACTGCTAGTTGTAGCACTCGATTCCAACCCCCATGATTGTTTGTTCATGGAACATTAGAGGGATGAATAAGCCCTTTAAGCAGAAGGAGTTGAAGCTCTTTCTGAGGAAGAATAAAGTGGAGATTATGGGAGTACTAGAA encodes the following:
- the LOC107865034 gene encoding uncharacterized protein LOC107865034; translation: MGKALSYIPPSLKGDKVVVQLEEADIVEQEAYWSTALIGFSIMMMDIISSNFAMISDRDLVMQSGPYTYRNRPVILRNWEIDFEFNPECLNKVLLWIKFPSLPLGYWSAEALSKLASVVGRPMYIDKYTAAMERISYARVLVETDISHPLPDRVEISTLSGIIQQNLTYDWVPKFCVDCNLFGHNSDECQKKQKVETEEPQAPHP